Below is a genomic region from Flavobacterium ginsengisoli.
CTATATGGCCGGAAACATGAATATCTTGGGCGGATTGATAAAAGGAAAATTCAGGTTTAAATTTGAAATTGGTGAAGAATGCCAATTCGAAAATGCATCGCCATTAGGAGGTGTAAAACTGATAACCGATGTAACTCCAAAACAAAGCTCAACAGATATAGATGTTTTTGCTGTGCCACAAGCCGCATTTTCAATGAAAGTTAATGAAGCTTTTGTAATTCCTGAAGATTCAGGCGATGTGACGTACAAAGTAATATTAGAAAAATTTAAAGTATTTGACGGAACAAAAGAAATTCCTGGAACTTTTGAGTGGAGCGCTTTAAAAGACAAAGTTAATTTTGTTTCAACTGACATTCTTCCGCCTCATAAAGAATTGAAAGTTCAAGTTGAGGTAAGTTTCCAAAAAATGGTAAATGGCGCATTCCAACCTATAAAAGTAGACGGAAAAATTGCTACAGAATACGAAGAAAGAATGTTTACAACCGGAGGAGCACCAAATCATATTCCGCTTAATAATATTAAATTTTCGTATCCAGTTGTAGATCAAAAGTATTTCCTTGAAGAAGAATATCCAAAAGGATACATTCAGCTTAAACGCGGTCAAGATTATTTGTTTGAAGACTCAAGTTGGGAGACAAGTATTAAGGTTGATCAAGACGGAACTTCCAACTCAAAGGTTATCGTATTTAATTATGATACGTCTTCAAATGAAGTGTATTATAACTTTCCGAATATTGATCAGGAAAAGAAATATAATTTCTCAATTGTTAGTAATCTAAAGCAGAATAATGCATCGAAAAGTACAACATCGAATACAAAAGCAAATACGATTAGCGACGAAGGTAACGATATACAAATAAAAGAAAATCAGGCAGATGCTTTATCTAAAGCTGAAGGAAGTATTGATCGTTTAACGTATTCATTCAATACAAGTAAATACAAGACTTTTTCGTCTAAGATGAATGCAATCAATACACAAAGCTATAATTTTGGAGTTTTATATTCAGATGTAATTTATTTAAGTAATACTATTTCAAGTCAAGAGGCTTTTGATTTAGTAGAATTAAGAGGAGTTGCTTATACTGACAACAAACCAGTAATAACGGCAGAATCTAAATTAAACGACCAATATTTTACAACAGATATTTATCCTTATTTATACAAAGATTATCCTTTAAATGGCACTTTTTCTATAACAAATAGAGATACTGCTGAGTTAGGAGTTATTCCTGCAAAAGCAATTCCGTTAAATGCGTACTATATGACCAGCTTAGAAAACGATATTAATCAGGCATGGACAAAAAGTAATTTTCCATTTAAATACAATATGCCATTGCTTTACAAAGAAGATTGGGTCGATTTAAATAACCAAATAATCAACTCACACATTAACGGAGAACCTGGTTTTGCAAGACTCTCTCAACGATTTGTTAGTAGTATTTTCCAATTTATGCGATATGGAAATTACGAAATAGTAATGAAGTATAATTTGCCAGGAAATAAACAAGCAAATGAATATGTTTACAAATACAGAAACAATAATAACTTTAGGTAAGTTATAGAAACAGACTCTAAAACTTTATGATTCTTATTTGAAAAAAGATCGAAATAAAATAGATAAATAAGCGTAAAACCCGTTTGAGAATTCTCAAACGGGTTTTGACATTCTAGACGTTTAGATTTCTTAACGATTTTTAAGTTTTTTTTATTAATTTACGTAGGCTTAAAAATCAGTGTATTATCTAAAACTAAGAAATGCAGGATAACAAAGAAGAAAAGAAAGAACAAAATGCAGTATATCTGCTTCCGTGGGTAACGGCAATTGCCATGTTTATGCAATCATTAGATGGTACAATTCTTAATACTTCGTTACCGTCTATAGCCAAAGATATGGGGTATTCGGCAACCGAAATGAATTCGGTTATTGTAACCTATACGCTCACATTAGCTATGTTTATACCGCTTTCTGGTTGGCTGGCAGATAAGTTTGGAACTAGAACGATGTTTATGATTGCTGTATTTCTATTTATCATGGGATCTTTGTTTTGCGCTCTTTCCGTTGATTTAAGAACACTCAATATGGCGCGTGTTTTACAAGCAGTTGGCGCTTCTATGATGGTGCCCATTGCCCGACTGGCTATTTTGTATCAATACCCCAAAAATCAACTGCTTAAAACAATGAATTTTATTACCTTATTTGGATTATTAGGAATGGTTGCCGGTCCAAGTTTAGGAGGTTTTCTTTCTGATAATTTTAGCTGGCATTGGATTTTTCTAATAAATATTCCAATAGGCCTTATCGGAATTTCGATGGCGTATCGTATTATGCCTAATTTTAGACACGCAGTAGGAAGATTCGATTTTAGAGGATTGGTGTATTTTAGTTTGGCATTGATTTCTATTACTTTGGTTTTAGAACTTATAGGAAGCGGAAGAATGCATATGATTGTAATATTAAGCCTATTGTTTCTATTTGGGTCGCTTTCTTTGTTTTATTACATTCACTATAAAAAAACCGAAAAACCTATTATCGATTTGCATCTTTTAAATATTAGAACCTTAAAAATAGGATTAATGGGAAGTTTAATTACTAGACTAGGAATTGGCGGACTGCCGTTGCTTTTGCCGCTAATGTTACAGACAAGTTTTGGCTATTCGGCTTCTGTTTCAGGTTTATTGCTGTTGCCTTCTGCTATATCCAATGTTGCAGTGAAACCGTTTATGGTAAACATCATAAAGTTTTTTGGATACAGAACTGTATTAATAAGCAACACCATTTTACTCGGAGTGGTTTTAATTGTTCTCGGATTTGTAACAAAAGAAACTCCGATTGGTTACTATATTTTGCTAATGATATTTTATGGAGTTTTTACCTCTATACAAATGTCTGCTATGAATACCATTACGCTTTCAGATTTAGATCAAGATACCGCCAGCGGAGGAAATACAATGTTAGTTATCATGCAACAGCTTTCGGTAAGTTTTGGAGTTTCTGTTTCTAGTCTTGCACTTTCTTTATTTCAGGATGGCATATTTAATTTAAACCCTATAAAAGCATTTCAATATACTTTTATTGCATTAGCTGTCTTTACTATTTTTTCAAGTTTTACGTTTTCAAAATTAAGTAAAACTGATGGAGGAGGATATGTATAATTTTATGTTACCTACATAAATTGTAAATTTCTGTAATTTGCAATTTATATAGGCAATCAAAATGGTTTATTAGTAGTTTATTCTAATTATCAAAGAAATAGATAATCAGCATTTTGCACGGCTTAGAGCTTTTGTTTATTGGCACGTGTTTTAATCTTCCATCAAAGAAAAGAGAATCTCCTTCTGTTAAAGTATAAGT
It encodes:
- a CDS encoding DHA2 family efflux MFS transporter permease subunit — encoded protein: MQDNKEEKKEQNAVYLLPWVTAIAMFMQSLDGTILNTSLPSIAKDMGYSATEMNSVIVTYTLTLAMFIPLSGWLADKFGTRTMFMIAVFLFIMGSLFCALSVDLRTLNMARVLQAVGASMMVPIARLAILYQYPKNQLLKTMNFITLFGLLGMVAGPSLGGFLSDNFSWHWIFLINIPIGLIGISMAYRIMPNFRHAVGRFDFRGLVYFSLALISITLVLELIGSGRMHMIVILSLLFLFGSLSLFYYIHYKKTEKPIIDLHLLNIRTLKIGLMGSLITRLGIGGLPLLLPLMLQTSFGYSASVSGLLLLPSAISNVAVKPFMVNIIKFFGYRTVLISNTILLGVVLIVLGFVTKETPIGYYILLMIFYGVFTSIQMSAMNTITLSDLDQDTASGGNTMLVIMQQLSVSFGVSVSSLALSLFQDGIFNLNPIKAFQYTFIALAVFTIFSSFTFSKLSKTDGGGYV